TAGATTATCCTTACCTAAGCATAGATTTCTGTTATGGCAGGTCATAAATGCTCAGTTACTGACTTTTGATAATCTGTTGAGGTTCAAAGTGCCTCTTGATTCTGTCATGTGCCCAGTTTGTGGTGTTAGGGAAGAGAGCCACTCTCACTTATTTTTTGCCTGTTCTTTATCAGTTAAGGTTCTGGAGATCCTAGCTGAGTGGGTGAATATCAGGTTATGGCCTTATGAATTTGATAGATGGAGAGATTGGCTTTCTAGCAGGAACAATGGGTTACTATCTCACATTTATAACATGTTGTTTGCTGCTGTTGTGTACTGCATTTGGAGGAACCGAAATTGCTGTATTTTTTATCTCTATTCTCGGACTGCATCCAGTATAGCTGCTGAAGTTAGGCTTTTAATGCAGAACAGGCTTATTAGTATTAGTAAGAAGAAGTTATCTGTTCAGGGAACTTGTTTAATTGCTCAATTTACTATGTAATTTGCTAGtattttgctctgttttccctGGTTTGGTTCGGCTGTAGCTGATGTGTTCTTGTTTGTTGAGGCTTGCTTTTGTTAGCTGGTTTTGAGCTGTTTGTATTGTAATCTTGGTTGTTTGATTAATGAAGTTCCtactttcttcttgatcaaaaaaaagaTTTAAagttaagttgttagtctatttttaaatttgaatttgaatctttgtagaaaatttctaattatttaaatctcaactaacaaaaatatcttattaaaaaataattttaaataataaaacatatatgatatttttggttttgattataattaattttcacaaaatttatttttctttatttttaaaaaaaataaatcagATGAACAGTACCACGGTAGTATTCATCACGTGCGGTTGGCTGGTGCGCGCGGGCGATGCGTGGGCGTGAACGTGGGCAAGCGCGCGCGCATGGCAGCCAGaggaaaatatttaaaaaaaaaaaaattgagcaattttttcaaaccaaaaccattttctaattaatttttaacatgttttacacaaaataaagcatatataaaaattaatagcatagaaaacacaacaaaataacctaaaaattgctattaacataaaaacatgaaaaccatccaattattcaaacacatcaaataatctaattttttGACATGTTCATGcgtgaaaataaagattaccaaaggctctgaggccagttgttgggaaaagttatagaggatctttatttattttcatgtagatctaacattaaacaaattaatatgagataacctagaacatatttctaaaattaaattcaaagagaaacaactataagaatacttacagtatacgcagcggaataaatgagtcattctttcagtttctctaacccatgTATCCTTTCTGtggcagagtattatcaagaaactgaaccgatcttctattttcttcatagtcttccaaagtatccttagaatcacctagactagagtgggaaattctcacaAAGAGGAAATTCTTccaaagagaaaataacaaagaggcttagaaaatgacttgtgtttagagagaatctcaAACCTATCAGAAACTCTGACTTCTGAACTTATGAACTTATGTTTTGAATTCTCTcaaagcactccttttatagactcaattaagccatttaatttaattaaaaaatcaataaaataatagccaatttgaagccctaggtcgaaattatcatgggctttaggctcgtgaaatttcccatttgattataagcccattggacttaaaatcaaggcctgtattattttttattgatttaattaattaaataattatttaattcctttatcaaattaattatttataatttgaaccttgatttaaatttatttattaatttagatacaaattttatcttaattaataaatctgccataatttatcttttcttctcaaaattaatAACTCcctgaaactatctaaaattgacctggtcaactttgataattaaatcaattaattgagactatctatatgattttatccaaggtacaatggggaccatgggcctatgaaatcaagctccaataagttatcataaatttaacaaataaatttactaacttattaattccttgtgactcaaCTATAGActaggaattgcactcttgaattcacagaacgctctataaaaaatatatatatgctattaattatccattgttataaccataattgtcactcaatcctctattgacgatctacaatgagatgggattaaaatacagtcttacccctcattgtattttatccttaaaacaattAGTTCCTttctaaatgatatttcagtaaactaatttgattactaaaatgagatctctatcatttaacaccttgaaccaaactaaaaggaaaatattgtttcacttcttcatcagaagctatagatgttcatatctatgattaacactcccactcaattatactaccgagttcccaagatgtaagtatgggctagtccgtagggtaagatggtaacgaacaagtcaaagaagtcaaataatacaataagttagaatacttaccactcagaattgagattgaattgacctatggtcaactatatgatatgacaagaatagataataacggtatgtttagttatcttatcaactgtcaatatcggtctagtccgatgtaacaaatacatccaatcttatctactttgctaatgttctggaaagaacataacactacaatgtgtaagtagatcatatcgtagatttgcaagtcagtgtaaatcttgtgcactgactaatcttaggactaacttattttgaacatataatcatatttatattctactgtgattacgtcactataaatacgattagctatatgctcggaatttaataaaattttatattatacaaataatcatgaaaataaaacatgtgagcaaagtgattgaccatgtcaaaaaatgattacttttcttttattgaaaataaaatgagattacaaagaatttgagttttaattagggcataaaaccccaacagtaacgtcctcctaatccaggaccattacattgtgtactttaaatagtgccagatttgctaatcaagtcacttggttataaacgtgtaggTAAGTTTAGTGACAAGGGttggggttaaaaattttggtcaaagggaaatgttaatgtttcattaaaaatatttgggttcttacatgggatcccaaaataacaaaAACATATGTTTAAAAGGTCCACTActgttcaaaagttacaaccagctgacctaagcggcaaaataagggatagaaccctagttcctccaagaatAACCCCGCCCGTTGttgtcgagcagccgcatatgtacacactgccaccGAAGCTGTCAAAATAATGGCTtgtccaacttccctttccccttacctacatcGCATAACACACGTAAGTCGAGGCACAACAAGAAATCTTAAACATATACATTaatagtaaatacagattccagatgcatacaattacaaataaatgactaCCATGTAATAACGGGGGGCccgctgccctaaataaatggCTAATAATTCATATTGGGGCCCAGCGCCCTAGAATATGGGAGTAATGAGTCACCTCGGGGGCCcgtgccctatcctctgtataactagccttagagctAGCCCAGCATACCTGGCGCTTCAATTTTTTATGACCATTGCATcagacaagcgtataatgcgctcctgattaggacAAACCATACCGACCaatgctcagcgcgctattgtcacccttgacttatcagtcaaggctTTCAAATCAGATAAAGTAAACAAGCACACATCTTTTAACAGTTATCCCAAAACAGAGCATtcaaacatgcttaat
The genomic region above belongs to Humulus lupulus chromosome 1, drHumLupu1.1, whole genome shotgun sequence and contains:
- the LOC133829749 gene encoding uncharacterized protein LOC133829749, encoding MASWDKVCLPKAFGGLGFRNGQRWNHAILAKYIWAVSEKHDVLWVINAQLLTFDNLLRFKVPLDSVMCPVCGVREESHSHLFFACSLSVKVLEILAEWVNIRLWPYEFDRWRDWLSSRNNGLLSHIYNMLFAAVVYCIWRNRNCCIFYLYSRTASSIAAEVRLLMQNRLISISKKKLSVQGTCLIAQFTM